The Cannabis sativa cultivar Pink pepper isolate KNU-18-1 chromosome 8, ASM2916894v1, whole genome shotgun sequence genomic interval cttttattatattgataatcaaaaaataaagtgtttaccataacacattatttttgtatcaaacaatcaagttttataactttagaacaacaattaatggaaaaatgtgaaataaagaatattggtggagattacatagtcaagataaacgaaacaagagagtgactatgtcatatggtacgagaagaaactcaaaaaattttctatgatttacggattttgaaaaatcatcaaaaattatttttaataattttttaactgcataattatcattaaaataataataattattaaacggagtcaaaaaattaattaaaaatcatagaaaaatcagaaatttaattctaagcacgctggaaaaaaaaaaagtcgaaAAACGACCTCCGAGAGTGccgcacgcgcccccacgcgcggGCTGTGCGACTGGGATTCGCGGCTGGGCTTGATCTTCTTCCTCCAGCGGGTCTGAAACcgggtcacgcgacccggtGCTCCTCCAGTCGGGTCTGCTCTCTTTTTCCGGCCAAAAAACGACGAAAACATGGGGAAATTGATGGGTTTCGATCGGTATTGGATTTCTAGTCCATCTAGACTACTAATTTCGAGTTTTTAAGGCTCAATTTCTAGATCTCTTGGCAAAAAACaatccgaaaaaaaaaaaataaaaataaaaacaaactatCAACCCGATTCTAGCATGTATGTCATACAATTCGAAAAATTAAACGTGTAGAAACATTGTAAATTAGTTGATAATGAGATTTGCACCATCAATTTTAATGTATAAACAATAGAATCAAAAAACCCAAATTTAAtatcataagaaaaaaaatatatatatatatataaaccctaaaattttaaatttaaaattctcataatatacataatgatttcatgcatataatatatgcATAGGAAGAGAATTTAATGAAGAATAAaacccctaaacttttaagatcgaaaaataaaaaattcaacataaaataataacgaaattaatatgtaattggaaaaaaaaaatatcatatacatattaattgttataaaaattataggttctaaatcatatacaataggcaatctgataccacatgttagaaaattaataatatacccaagatctatttgtatataacatagaacacaataataagatataataattaggtatgtgtacctgattggtccatagcaattatctctgattgatccacagcagttactccaatttgatagtacaatactatcaactaagtcttcctccctagatctctaaatcagaagcagtttattttctctgattatcaaaaggtatacaattgtgatgagacaatatgtatttatagagttagggaggggacttagctacaaaaccctagttggccggctcgctcatcaaaggcttcagtcaactagaaaagcccacacttctgcttcacctagactttatacacagatgctaagcccattaacaattgatcaccagcaacatgggctaacacagcaaagaactatccaatcaacccaagttttaataaaaccaataaaatttaatgtaagcccaaataaaaagtctaacagtTTGGAGATAAGCCCCGCCGCCAGTGGGGCTGTCTTGGATGCTTCCAAGCGAAAACACTCCAGAGATTTTGAAGTAGTCAGCTAGCTTGAGTGGTGTATCAGCTGGAATAAACGACACACTGTTGACTGCATATCTCTGCTTTCCATTGATTATTGGAGCAGAATTCGCTAGCCTCATTGTGTGTGTCACATTGATCAATCCATAATGGTATGACCCTTGTGGATTAGGCCTTGGTCCGCTTGCTGTCAAATTCCGCCTGGTTTGgtacaaagaaaaaatattctaagTATCCCTGCAAAGATTTTAGACTCTCATGATAATTTGAATAAGGAAAACAGTACCTGAATGATCGGGCTTGCTCAAGGGACCAATCAATCTGAGTTGTTGGGCCACCGGGAATAGCACCAGAAACACTTCCTGCAGAGTTGCTGTAATGAAGAGTGGCGGTCGACGTGAGAATTTGAGAGGTGAAACGGGTTGAAAAGACCATTATGTAATCTTGAGGTGGTTGATCGGCTGTGACCAAGACAGATAAGGATTGCCCCAGATGAATGTCAAGAGAATCATAGGTGTTCTGGAGAGAGTGAGTGCCTTCTACCTCAACAAGAAGCAATTTGTGGCCCTGGATTCTGAAGTTAATGGAAGTTGTAAGCCCCACGTTAGATATACGGAACCTGTAAGTCTTGCCTGTTTTAGCAAGTTTtacaagagaaaaaaaaaaccatcaaCACCATGACCAAATGACCTTGTATAGGTGTAGCTTAACAAAATGTATATTTTCAAGTTGAACTGGTGAcatgttattatttgtttacCTTGGTCAACTGTGAATGTGTTCCCATTTGATCCACGACCATTGATAAGAAGCCCATCAGGGAAAGGGAGATCATGCCCACCATCCAAAATGGCCTTTAAATCCTGTATAAGTTTAAGAAAAAGTACATTCTTAGAAGCCTTGATAATTTTCTCTTATATGAGATTTGGCATCATCTATAAAATTAGGTAGGTTACTCACTGTGTGATTTTGCTTGAACCAGTCACCAGCTAGTAGGGTGAAATCACCAGCAGGAGGAGGGAAAGGCACCGGAATTCTCGGGCGGCTAAGAATTCTGATACCGCCATAGCCTCCTGCGGCTTTGTGTAAGGCAAGAGAAGGGAAGTAGAAATAGCTGCCAATCTGGTCCttaacttgaagaacataagtGAAATTTTGTCCTGGTGGAATGGGGCAGTTTGTACCATACACTCCATCTTGCCATGAGTTCCTCCTCTGCTGTACACCATTCCTACATAAGATTGACCAAGAAAACAATAAAAGAGGGTCTTTAAGGGCTCTTACATCTTGCCATCGTGTGCACTAACTAATTACATTAGGTAATTAAAAATGTATCaagtaacaaacaaaaataacacaaaGTTCAACACTTCCGGGTAAGAACTAGTACGATCTGCTtagtatgtttaaaaaaaattcaagtttTAGTGGAAAGAAGAAGACCATATTTCGAAACAGAACTCACTACATGAATAAAGAAAGGGCAAGAAGACTAACCAGGAGATGAGAAGGGGTTCGTCCAAGGCATTGAAGACACTAACAATCAGGTTGTCATTGGTAACCGACTCAATCTGAGGCCCTGGAAATTGCCCATTTATCAAGATGCCCTGAAATTCAATTAAAACATTCAATCTATCAGTAATCGTTCATTATCTCAACAATAAAACCAATATATATTACACACATTGTATATAAAGATGAAGAACTGATTACCCTTTGTTTTACTCCAAGAGGATAGATATCACCATAGGTGACATTCCAGTCATAGAACCTATACGGGCTTTCTCCATGGGTGGAGCTCAAAAGCAGGGCCAAGAATAGTAAAGAACAAATACTCCTATACTCACCCATTTCTTCCTCTCTTTCACACTATCTCCTCTGCACTTTCTTGGgagttttaagaaaaataaaagtgaataATGAATATTATTAGTACCAAAATGATTGGAGAGGAAAACCTTCCTGCAAAGAAAGCAAGTCTGTAAAGTTCCTTATTTGtcgtttgaaattttttatttccttCTGTAGTGGGACATGTCGGCGAAGACTGAAGGATGAGTTGAGATTAAAGGaactaaaaagaaagaaaaaggaagATTCTTATTTCTTAGGTAGGGAAGTGtactgtattgtattgtatctcctctcctttgtttcttttttctttatggACCGAAGAGTACTAGGAGAAGAGTGTGTGAGGTGTAGAGAATCTAGGCTaaactctctcttctctctttctctatatCCTAGTTACTTAGTTTAGTCTTAACAAAATCTCATTTCTCTCACCGCGTTTCTCGATTGGAGCGACCAAAGTTGGCCATAAATCTAGGAATTTCTTTTTAAGCTTTCTGGTATTTCCATTCAAACTTTAATTTAAATActtataaaattatttgtatTATGCTGTCCTCTTAGTCACGCGTACGTAAGTTACTAATTACACTTGAATTTTCTAGTTTCAGTAAATACAAATATCTTattaaaatctaattattattatttgttcacgattataaatttttctctcaataaATTGtggtataatataaatattgaaTATTTTGAATTTGTTATGATTGAATACTTTTATTTTGGTAGCATAAATACTTATTGTTGACAAAAGAGTGCTTCTGTTAGTACTTAGTCGAACTAAAAAGTggtgttaatatatatttaatatatcaattaatttaatttacattaaatatattaattatttttttcactcaattagaagtttaattttttaaaaaataaaaaattaattaacgtgtcaaacttaaattaatttaacatAATATGAGACACTACTTTTTAATAGGGGTGTTCATTCGatccaatttttatttttttgatcaaacaacattcaatctgcactaagtgcggatttcatattttggatccaatccgatccgcataacagtttaaatccaatccaatccgcaatagtgcggattagATCGGTTATTTGGGATCAactgttttttttaatgataaattatttaatatttcatagaaaaaaaaattaaaaaaagactattgtttcttaatctccaataataatctattttcatctcaatttatatataaatcaaaccaatatacatatatgtcaatatatatgtactcatttttagatttacactaaaatatatatgtattcattactaaaataaataaattagtatatatatttaaatttatgtgtatgtatctatgtgaataagaataatttgtttggtgttttttattataaaataaataaaatacactaactcaatatattacttaaaaagattaagaaattagacgtttgtgtctttttttttttaatattattagaaaattaatatataaataaatgttacGAAGATGGATTATTGTTCATCTTGTTTTTCGTTTGGCAAAAGGTCAATTAAGGAAGAGGTCGACAGGCTTAGAGGACTTGGGATCGAGGTGATCTTTCTTCTTCTCAGCAATGGAGAACGACAAGAAACAGAGGCGAAGGGTCAAGGGAGATCTGGGTTTGTTTATGTCTCTGAATGAATTTTCATGTGAGATAGCTTCTATTTTAATTGAtgattgtatttttaaaattaattttcatatgAGATACATAAAGGGGCAAAGATATGGAACTCTCAATGAAGAGAAGCTTGGAGgctgtttattgtgtttttaaagtgagtacagaaaaaaaaaattgttattttaaaaattaattaatattatttgattcaaattttttaaaactatttttcgatttatttttttagaaaaagaaaatcaatATTTATAACATACCACAACATGAACCTATCCCACCTCAAACTAAACCCCAGACCCGAAACATTGAACTCCAAACTCAAAACACTGAACCCCGGACGTGAAACACTCAACCCGACCTGAAACCCTGAACCACACCAAAACCCTGAGCCCTAGACCTGAAATCCTGAACCTCAGAcccaaaaccctaaaccttGGACTTAAAACCCTAAATCCCGGACCCGAAACCCTGAACCCCACACCCAAAACCCTGAACCCCATAGCCGAAACCCTGAACTCTAGAGCCAAAACCCTGAACCCCGGACCCGAAACCCTGAACCCCGGACTCAAAACCCTGAACCCGGACCCCGAACGAATTCGGATCTTAATCCAATAAGTTCGAGATCCAAATCTAAGTATGtgagtaaaaaaaaagtaaaaaaaaatatgttaaaaaaaaaattacttttgaaaatagaaaataacattttaatgttttttgttttatagtttttttaaactatttttttttaaaaaaaaaaaaaaaattagcctaGTTTTTAAaagttggtttttttttaaCTGATGAAAACATAAAGGGGGCAAAGATTTGGAGTTCTAGATCTTTATTTTCATGAAGAGAAGCTCCACCCTAAAGAAGGGTAATGAAGCTGCTTATTAATTAttcttattctattttaaaatttattcatgttaatttaataattatttatttattttaaaatcgtttttaaaataattattgaatttGGCAAATTAGAGAGCACACGTGTATCACTTAACACCACCAACCAACAGACTTGTACTAACGGAAGCACTCTTTTCCCAACTATAGGTATTTATgccaacaaaataaatatttaagtataaaattgtaatataaattaaaaacattGACTATTTATAccacaatatattatttttcttttttaagactctgttttttttttttcttccttaaaGCTAAATTATGATAGAGAGAAAAATAACTTCCCTCAACTTGGGTAGGTTGGAATGCAGTAACAGTAGGCATCTCCAAACCCACTTGctcataaatatattaattggagGTCTAATAAGTAAAAGCACATGGAAATTTACTACTATATTTATTATGGTTTTTGTGTTTGACTGCATTATTCGTCAGGATCAGTGTATATAGGTTATCAAGAAAATTGTctacattattaattattatatttgaaatattgaaTCCAGAGAGCTAAATATAGCCAGCCAGGTTCAGTATCTGCATGTAATAAATCTCGTAATAACTGGGCAGACTGGTGTTCCAAAAACACACTCTATCACAAAGTCACATAAAACCCTATATTTTTCTCCagatgcatttttttttctccatctttatttataataatatacacCACTAAGTCACCGACAGTACTATTAAATATTGTTTTTGGAGAGCACTTGATGATGTTCTAGTTTTCAACTTTCCATAAATCAATGTAAAAATGTAATCTTATTAACTTCACAAGTTAAgcacaaatattaatattattcacATACTTCAAGCATCATGTGGTGTGTAGTGTACAACTGAATGAAAGAACGGGAAGGCCCGTGATGTGGGTATGTGGAATTAAAATTGACCAAAAGAtttggtgagttttttttttttgtttgaaatcgATTTTGTGAAGttagttaatgatataatattttgttataaatagAAAGGGGGAAGAGAGTTAAATAAAAACTAGATATGTGTCGATTTTGACGGTTACACTAAAACAGCCTGTTTCCCTTGAAagtatttattttgtatttttttcatttttgttttggtAACAATATTTTAAGAAATCATAGGCAAGAAATACGGTAGActgaaaatattctaaatattcATTGGATGTAGAGAGTTGGAAAGACCTTGATGGAGAATCTTGCTTCTGTTTTGTGGACAGAGgaagaaaataataatcaaaagCTACTATTAAGCAGACTAGAAAGACATAGAGAGAggaataattttgttttttttgacaCGAGAACTTTATTTGAGGTTAAGCAAAAATCGAAGCTGTATAAGTCTGGCAGAGGAACTGCACAAATCTCACTAGGAGATGACTCAAATGTCGGCCAATCACGCTGATATCGAAAGGAGCATTAAGCTCATGGCTCACGTAGGAGCATCGAAGGAGACAACCCCCCAAAAAGGGCCTAAAGCCAACACCACAAAAGACATAGGGAATTCAACCCCGACAAAActaaacaaataacaaaaattaaaccaAATAAAAACATAACATAAGTTAGCTTCAAAAGACTTTCCCCTCATGCAAAGGAGGTCACCCGAAGGCCCAAGACAAGCAGACCAAAGGGATAGAAACGACGCCATCTTCCGACAATAAAAGCCTACTCTCTGCCATCTAAGGGGGTTTTGAACAGTTGGACAAGGGAAGCACATCTCTTTGGGTAAAACCCGAGTCCCTTTCTCTACATCGACAATACTCCGAAAGCTAACCACGAGCCATTGTGCACCGGAGCCAAGACGCCTGAATAGAAATCCAAGGGACACAGAGATTTGAGAAAAATAGAAGAGAAACaaccactacaagaaatgtcatttTACCATCACAGTTCGCTACTGTGCcggtaaaagtaattttttctagtgcatttcgcaaactgcgttggcaggtcaaagttttaccagcgcaCATTGCAGTGgttaaaatctaacttttaccagcgcatttagACGCTGGGAAAAGTTATTTTTGCTAGCACTTTTcattttgtgctggcaaaatTTCTAATACCAACGTTGATTTGCCAACTTCTTTTACCAACGCATCAGAAGTAAATTCCATTTTACTAGCGCAATACCAAATTTTTgctaaaagtgacatttcttgtagtgaacaCGCCAAGGCCTAAGCTCTTGCTTGAGAAGGACCACCGAAACTCGCCATCCCCCAAAATCGAAAGGAAGATAGCGCAGAGAAGTCCACCTTCATCGCCTTCCACTAATCTATGAGACCGGAGCTACCCACGACCACCAACCTCCGACTTGAGACACCTCAATAGAGACGTCCATCCACCATATTCAGCGTCACTAGTCTGAAAGCTTGGGCATCGTAGCACGAGTCTCAAGGAGAGAGAAAGATGGCAAACACTTATCACCTCCACTCACACCAGCTACCCAACGGAGGAACCTCCGCCTTCTACCTGCTGCAGCAAGAGCCAAGTCGCTAGGCGCCACCAGCTAGAACCGGCCGGCGGCGCCCAACCCAAACCCTAAAGtgtgaaagaagaagaaaatggaaCAAACCCTAatcttagagagagagagagagatatggCGGTATTATGTTCTTAGAGAGGAGTAAGTTTTTGGAAGTGTTCGGTGTGAAAAATCTCCATCTATTTCTATCAATAGCTCAATCtctttttggattttttttttttatttttacacttaatttgaaacagcttttttttttttttttcgaaattctacatagaaacccgCCTTATTGCAACTAACAGAGCAACCTAAactgcaacaaaaaatcgtatatcAACTCACATAGAAACCAAGAAATCACTTTACAAAtctaaaccgtaaatttaaaaaaaaaaaatagtatatggggtaatttttttctttttttttttagaaaatagctCAATCTCTTTTTAATTGATATTCCAGATAACTTTCACTTTGATCATTCGGTTATCATATTGTATTGTCCATCAATCTTGTATGGGTGAtgtaaaatagccctaaaattataacaaataatcaaaataatcaaatataacaaattaattaaaaattataaaaatacatttattatatattaatattttttaaaaaaattatataattaaattaagttatataaattttgttgtattacatattaatatattgtagcaaaaacaaataaatatattagatcactgtaattaataaattatatcactgaaaattaatatgtcgtagtaataaaattatgggtctttttaattttacatttcaaaatagttttttttttttacattttacagaattctacatcgaaatctctattgcaactagtggagcaacctaaatcgcaaccaaaatcgtatagcaacccacatagaaaccACCGGagaaaccactttagaaactcaaaccgtaaatttgaaataataaaaagttaagaaaatagtACATAGGGTACGTAATTCtcctaaaattatataccacaaaaaaaattataacaatactaaattaatacttaaaacatatatattatactaataaaattataaatatcactattataatatgtataccataccaattttttttggatataatcattatatataataaaatagaaactaaatatcatcttaaataaatgatatactatacataacaaaaatatataccatacaataaaatatatatataccacgacaaataaaattatatattaccattGTATGTAATAAGAtcgaaactaattaaatattatttaaaataaataatatatcatacaattaaaatatataaaaataataattaaatatatgtagcatgtcaataaaattatgtacctaaattaaaatatgtgtattatatatgctaacaaaattataggctaattagtaatttttccccctgaattttgacatgtactaaatcgtgccccttgaacttttttggccgttaaaaatttcccctgaactattgagattgttaaatttaaggacttttgtctagttttagtaaaaaaattctaacatggatgaaagttcaaggggcatgatttagtacatatcaaagtttgaggggcatgatttggtagatatcaaagtctgaggaGCATAGTTTAGTCAGGGCCGTTTCAAGGTGATGAGAAGCCTAGGGCGAAATTTGAAATAAGgccttttcttttaataaaaattaaaataaattttaaataaatttggacacaatatcaattttaattcttttatctctatgtaataaataattttttgcaTTAAAAATGTACgtgaatattttaaaattaaaagtacttgaatatattttttttatatagtgtaatacaaatatttaagttataatattattatttatttatttttgaaatgctaAGTAAAACTTTTCACAAATaactaaaagaataaaaagtgtattttcaaaaaaaatattaaagatgACTAGCGTAGGGATTGAACTTGAACCTCAAGGTTAACACAAGCTCTACTTACCATCTGTGCTGGATGCTTTTCATGTAATTTattgagttaaatatttatatattatatgtttttatatgtatatattaattttaattttttcgggGTCTCCAAAATTGTGGGGCCTGGGGCCAAGGCCCCGGCTGCCCCGCCCTCTGGCCGGCCCtgagtttagtacataaacaatcactgaaacagtaaaattgaatgaaagtagacaaaagtccttaaatttaacaatttcaatagttcgggggaaatttttaacgaccaaaaaagttTAGGAGCACGATTTACTACATGTCAAAGTCCAGGGGGGAAAATTACAATCAATTGAACcgataaattatttttctaacttataaaatttatattttgataatttattttttgaatggaAGTTAATATTTTAATTGGTATAttgatataataattaattgagaTTCTATTAAATAcattaacattaaaaaaaaaaaatagtatggaATGAGAAAATATTTGGCATGTGAGTGTTaacaaaaacaaatataaaatttgttaaaaaaaattaatacacaaCTGATATCTCAAACTCACACACTCTTATTACAGGCAATTCTTCACTTTGGGTCAACTGTGTATCACACCTTCTTAcattatataagaaaaatataatttaaagatCTGCCTGTATTATAGTAAATTAAAATGTGAAATTGTaaatgctctctctctctcgagaAGAGCCTTCTTGTAGAGATGCTGGAAAAGCCTGATACCACCATGGATGACCTGCTTGCTAGAACTACTAATCTAACAGTGCTAGATGAGGAAGGATGGGAAGTTAATACTGTCGGGGGGACTGAAGTGGCCTCATTTTGTGCAATGGGGCGTTTGTGCTCCAACCGTCCGATGAGTCGTTCTTTATTCAAAACGATTCTGGGACGTGTTTGGGGAATTTCAGAAAGGGATTGGGGAGTGGAAATTAAACTTACTactaaaaaatcaagttttttgGTCTTCTCCTTCAAATCATCTCAAGATTTGGATAGGATTTTGACCAAGAACCCTTGGTTCCTTAATAATGGCTTTCTAATTGTGGAGAGGCTTGATGGAATTCCTCAAGATTGGGATAAAGTGCTCACTCGTTTCCCTCTTAGTGGGTGAATTCTTCAGTTGCCTACTCGTTCGATCACACAAGGGAACTTGGAGCGACTGGCGGGTTATCCGGGCGAAGTTATTGAAGTTCAGAAAGTTGATATCTCTAAGATCGTGACTAAGGAATTTTTCACCTTCAAGGTTTGGTGTGATATTTCAATTCCTCATATGTCCAGGCTTCCTTTTTCCGAGTGAGGGTCGAAAGATTTGGTTCCCATTCAGGTATGATCGtctaccttttatgtgttttaaatGTGGTTTTGTGGGACATGATGCTCGGGTTTGTGCAGAGCCAGTCAAATTTTTTGAGGATGGATTGGGGAATCAACTGCCGCGATATGGTTCTTGGTTAAAGGTTGATGATAGAAGAGACTTATCTGCTTCGTCTTCTCAAGGTTCTTCTAGCAGATTTGCTCAGACCACCACTCCCCCTCGCTTTCCAGTGAAAGGGGTCTCTCATTCTGATGTTTTGCCCACTAATCCTGGGAAGGTTAATGCGGGTAGCTCCTCTTCTCTTGTTTGTCCTGAGTTGTTACCAAGGAAGGTAGCGGGTTCGGTTGTTACTCCCACCATTACTGGGCTTGGTTTCGTGGAAAAGAGTAAGGAGGTTGGTTTGGCCGATCCTACTGGTTTGATTTATGCTGAGCAACAGGCTCATGATGGAAATTCTAGTTCTGGTGGACATTCTGGTATGGAAAGGGTGCGTGAGGGGCTCTGTAATGCTAAACGAAGCGGTTCTTGGAGAGATGAGAGGTTGGTTATCTCAAATTGTGAGTCTAAATTACCAGATAGCTTGTCCAACTCTTTCCTACAGGGGAACTTGGTTGACACACATCTAATTGATCCTGGGAATCTCTTGGATGTTCCTATAAGTTATGACAATAACTGTGATTAGGGGTGTACgtcggtcggtttggtcgggttatagcatatttttattaatccaATATAAATATCGGGTTGCAAATATTTAATCGTAACCCGCCTAatgaaaattttagaaaaagt includes:
- the LOC115699046 gene encoding L-ascorbate oxidase homolog is translated as MGEYRSICSLLFLALLLSSTHGESPYRFYDWNVTYGDIYPLGVKQRGILINGQFPGPQIESVTNDNLIVSVFNALDEPLLISWNGVQQRRNSWQDGVYGTNCPIPPGQNFTYVLQVKDQIGSYFYFPSLALHKAAGGYGGIRILSRPRIPVPFPPPAGDFTLLAGDWFKQNHTDLKAILDGGHDLPFPDGLLINGRGSNGNTFTVDQGKTYRFRISNVGLTTSINFRIQGHKLLLVEVEGTHSLQNTYDSLDIHLGQSLSVLVTADQPPQDYIMVFSTRFTSQILTSTATLHYSNSAGSVSGAIPGGPTTQIDWSLEQARSFRRNLTASGPRPNPQGSYHYGLINVTHTMRLANSAPIINGKQRYAVNSVSFIPADTPLKLADYFKISGVFSLGSIQDSPTGGGAYLQTVRLFIWAYIKFYWFY